From Oreochromis aureus strain Israel breed Guangdong linkage group 4, ZZ_aureus, whole genome shotgun sequence, a single genomic window includes:
- the LOC120440092 gene encoding slit homolog 3 protein: MSLLSPTHLFFLLAIYSSQSLLPCVECSKLCPHKCICYEHADLVDCRDCGFEHVPRGLPHGTWLLELGRNNLSVIGTQAFTGLWSLRVLVLTNSQIEEIQPQAFFSLSFLEKLDLSWNKLKTLPVDFSSSLPALKELRLEHNNLHYLSGYSLEFLDNMEKLDLSYNKLVSVGPGVFRGLSRLRQLYLHNNKLTVVQQGSLDMLPGLEVLQLSNNNISQIDTDALAPLYSLAVLDLEGNNLHNLKFKTFISLHTTATHIQLSGNPWSCDCELHRVFSKILHVRHLHIDDYRNVTCQDPPQLMGASLAWVDSQLCVAETATVLVITVTVLVTVVAAVVMAERNRKRNRGKNWDTESQTQTQSPPS, translated from the exons ATGAGTCTTCTTTCCCCGACCCATCTCTTCTTCCTTCTTGCCATTTACTCCTCGCAGTCCCTTCTCCCATGTGTTGAGTGCTCAAAGTTGTGTCCACACAAGTGCATTTGTTATGAGCATGCTGACCTGGTGGACTGCCGCGACTGTGGGTTTGAGCACGTTCCCAGGGGCCTACCGCACGGCACGTGGCTGCTGGAGCTAGGAAGAAACAATCTGAGTGTGATAGGCACCCAAGCCTTCACAGGACTGTGGTCCTTGCGGGTGCTGGTGCTCACCAACAGCCAGATAGAGGAAATCCAACCACAG GCATTTTTCTCGTTGTCCTTCCTGGAGAAACTGGATCTCAGTTGGAACAAATTAAAAACTCTCCCTGTGGACTTCTCATCCAGTCTGCCTGCTCTCAAAGAACTGCGACTGGAGCACAACAACTTGCATTATCTATCTGGATACAG CCTGGAGTTTCTGGACAACATGGAGAAGCTGGACCTGAGTTATAACAAACTGGTGTCTGTTGGCCCGGGCGTGTTTAGAGGCCTCTCCCGGCTCAGACAACTCTATCTACATAACAACAAACTGACTGTGGTGCAACAAGGGAGCCTGGATATGTTGCCTGGACTGGAG GTACTCCAGCTGAGCAACAACAACATCTCTCAGATAGATACTGATGCCCTGGCACCTCTGTACAGCCTGGCTGTTCTTGATCTGGAGGGAAACAACCTGCATAACCTCAAATTTAAGACCTTCATCAGCCTTCATACAACAGCAACACACATACAGCTGTCAG GGAACCCTTGGAGCTGTGACTGTGAGCTGCATCGTGTTTTCAGTAAGATCCTACACGTCCGGCACCTCCATATTGATGACTACCGCAACGTGACATGCCAGGACCCTCCGCAGCTGATGGGGGCTTCGTTGGCCTGGGTGGACAGCCAACTCTGCGTGGCTGAGACTGCTACTGTACTCGTCATCACTGTCACTGTGCTTGTCACCGTGGTGGCTGCTGTGGTGATGGCGGAAAGGAACAGGAAGAGGAACCGAGGGAAGAACTGGGACACCGAGTCGCAGACCCAAACTCAGAGCCCTCCATCCTGA
- the pex12 gene encoding peroxisome assembly protein 12 — protein sequence MAEAGAHLTSTAVSEQPSVFEVLAQESLMEAVRPALKHAVKVLAESNPSRFGFLWRSFDELYLLLDLLLQNHFLSNCSASFSENFYGLKRVSGRQRLPVRLGMTRASRWWSLLLLCLLPYLQAKLEAKLARQRDEEDFSIRLAQTRSQRLYRAAVAAYPYVSSAWQTWIFCQQLLFVFGVSRTHSPLLWLAGVRLERLNAQDIRDMERNARTPGRPAGGSLMQRAWWMMSQAARGMAVSVSSSLSMGVFFLQFLEWWYSSENLSTVKALTSLPAPPPPLHLQQDQTGLGSESRNCCLCRKPHTNATVLSTSGFVFCYRCIYTYVKSNHRCPVTGYPTELQHLIKIYSPES from the exons ATGGCTGAGGCCGGAGCCCATCTCACATCCACGGCTGTCAGTGAGCAGCCGTCAGTGTTTGAAGTCCTGGCACAGGAGTCTTTGATGGAGGCGGTCAGACCGGCACTGAAGCATGCAGTCAAG GTTCTGGCAGAGTCCAACCCATCCCGCTTTGGCTTCCTGTGGCGAAGCTTTGATGAGCTGTACCTGCTGCTGGACCTCCTCCTTCAGAACCACTTCCTGTCTAACTGCAGTGCCTCCTTCTCTGAGAACTTCTACGGACTGAAAAGAGTTTCAGGCAGGCAGAGACTTCCTGTGCGCCTCGGGATGACCAGGGCATCCCGCTGGTggtctcttcttcttctgtgcctGCTGCCATACCTGCAGGCCAAGCTGGAGGCCAAGTTGGCACGGCAAAgggatgaggaggatttctcCATCCGGCTGGCGCAGACGAGGAGCCAGAGGCTGTACCGGGCGGCCGTAGCAGCATACCCGTACGTCAGCTCAGCCTGGCAGACCTGGATCTTCTGTCAGCAGCTGCTGTTTGTCTTTGGAGTCTCCAGGACCCACAGTCCTCTCCTGTGGCTGGCCGGGGTCAGACTGGAACGACTTAATGCTCAAGATATCAGAGATATGGAGCGGAATGCCAGGACTCCCGGGAGACCAGCTGGTGGAAG CCTGATGCAGAGAGCGTGGTGGATGATGTCACAAGCAGCGAGGGGCATGGCTGTGTCTGTCTCCTCTTCCCTCTCTATGGGGGTTTTCTTCCTGCAGTTCCTGGAGTGGTGGTACTCGTCTGAGAACCTCAGCACAGTGAAAGCTCTCACCTCCCTGCCTGCTCCTCCGCCCCCGCTCCACCTGCAGCAGGATCAGACCGGGCTGGGCTCAGAAAGCAGGAACTGTTGTCTGTGCAGGAAGCCCCACACCAATGCCACCGTGCTGTCCACCTCGGGCTTTGTGTTCTGTTACCGCTGCATTTACACATACGTGAAAAGTAACCACCGCTGCCCGGTCACCGGATATCCCACCGAACTGCAACACCTCATCAAGATCTACTCACCAGAGAGCTAA